tttaagtaaataataataagctTCCTGAAGTTGTCCAGAAGAtgattcagatgtgaaccagtacatatgtacgGTAGATCATATTAAGGTGCTAATCTATGGGATAATTTCCCattagaaatacaaatatgtaacacTGCAATATTTCAAACACATATAAAAACACTATTATGACTGTATGATgaatatatgtacacataaaaatgtatattgtatttacaaaatgtattgtagtgtttactctcaccttttcagtcaaattgttctgttcattttttaataaaagtacacaatgttgcatattactgCATGTACTTGAGTGAAAAAAcactaatataaaatatgtaatctataaatgtagaagcatattaaaaagattgttacacaaacaacaatgtcacacatgttagaAAGTCAACATTAAAGTCTTgatagtttatttcaaatcctgcagtttaatttgctgctgctgttctcaccagcacacttgtgtttcttacactggcacatagaagagaatctttcaccacacacactgcaactcaacactttctctcctgggtgtgttctcatgtgtgctacaaggtttaatcggtcacaaaagcttctgttgcagattgaacaggaatgtgatttttaaCCAGCGTGTGTAGTTCtattgtgtcttttcaaatgttcctTCCTTTTGAAAGATAAGCCACAAATTGAACAaggaaaaggtttttcaccagtgtgtgttctcatgtgtgctacaaggtttgATCGTTCACAAAAgtttctgttgcagattgaacaggaatgtaatttttcaccagtgtgtgtagTTTTctggtgtcttttcaaatgtccCTTCCTTTTAAAAGAtaagccacagattgaacaaggaaaaggtttttcaccagtgtgtgttgtcatgtggtcTTTCAAATGGttactttgtacaaaacctttaccacagattgaacaagaaaagggtttttcaccagtgtgcgttctcatgtgtactttcaatttgccattttccacaaaacctttaccacagattgaacaggaaaaaggtttttcacccgtgtgtgttctcacgtGCACTTTTAAATTGTTACTTAgagcaaaacctttaccacaggttgaacaggacaaaggtttttcaccagtgtgcattctcatgtgtactttcaaatgttcctTCCTTGAAAAATAtaagccacagattgaacaacaaaagggtttttcaccagaatgtgttgtcatgtgtactttcaaattgtgagtttgtacaaaacctttaccacagattgaacagataaaaggtttttcaccagtgtgtgttctcatatgtcttttcaaactctgactttctacaaaacctttaccacagattgaacagataaaaggtttttcaccagtgtgtattctatTGTGTGCTTTCAAATGGTGACGgtgtacaaaacctttaccacagattgaacaggggaaaggtttttctccagtgtgtgttctcatgtgtcttttcagaagaCTACGGTttttaaaggttttgtcacagttAGAACATTTTAGGGGATTGTTGTTAGTGTGACATGTTccatcatctttagagtcttcatcatccgtgtcaggagagtgtgacgtggtgtcctcactatctgatagtggagctaagagcttgtctgcttgtgatcctccacagtggtctccatcagcttctcttgtcatgtgttgtgttgagctgctgcttggaggctccccccctcccatctcctcactttcacctttgacctcatgatcttcactcttcacagggacaccaatcactgggaactccaccagTCCTACAATAtgatctccctcctgactgatgctgtgttccacctcttcctttttaatgtggggggtcagtgagtcttcctcttcctttttacattGAAGAGTCTGTGTCACAGAGGAAAAAGAGAAGCCAGAGGGTCCGTGGTGCCTGGTCTTCCTCTTTGATGGATCCTTCTTCAGCATCCTGAAGCTACTCTCCTGTTTTTCAGGCAGAATTttttcttcacagacgtctggaagacacaaaaagacaaacatgcttgagaaatgtccagatttgCTCAGTCGCATGAGGCATTCAGTAAGttcacatgtacaaaccccgtttccgtatgagttgggaaattgtgttagacgtaaatataaacagaatacaatgatttgcaaataatttttaatgcatattcagttgaatatgctacaaagacaacatagttgatgttcaaactgataaaaaaaatgttggtgtgcaaataatcattaactttagaatttgatgccagaaacacgtgacaaagaagatgggaaaggtggcaataaatactgataaagttgaggaatgctcatcacttatctggaacatcccacaggtgtgtaagctaattgggaacaggtgggtgccatgattgggtataaaaacagcttcccaaaaaatgctcagtctttcacaagaaaggtttgggcgaggtacacccctttgtccacaactgcgtgagcaaatagtcaaacagtttaagaacaacgtttctcaaagtgcaattgcaagaaatttagggatttcaacatctacggtccataatatcatcaaaatgttcagagaatctatagaaatcactccacggaaaccaacattgaatgacagtgacctttgatcactcagacggcactatatcaaaacctgacatcaatctctaaaggatatcaccacatgggctcaggaacacttcagaaaaccactgtcactaaatacagttggttgctacatctgtaagtgcaagttaaagctctactatgcaacgcgaaagccatttatcaacaacatccagaaactgcaccggcttgtctgggcctgagatgatctaaaatggactgatgcagagtggaaaagtgttctgtggtctgaggagtctacatttcaaattgtttttggaaatattcgacatcgtgtcatccggaccaaaggggaagcgaaccatccagactgttatcgacgcaaagttcaaaagccagcatctgtgatggtatgggggtgcattagtgcccaaggcatgggtaacttacacatctgtgaaagcaccattaatgctgaaaggtacatacaggttttggaacaacatatgctgccatctaagcgccatctttttcttggacgcccctgcttatttcagcaagacaatgccaagacacattcagcatgtgttacaacagcatgccatcataaaaaaaaaaaagagtgcgggtactttcctggcccgcctgcagtccagacctgtctcccatcgaaaatgtgtcgcgcattatgaagcgtaaaatacgacagcggagaccccggactgttgaatgactgaagctctacataaaacaagaataggaaagaattccactttcaaagcttcaacaatagtTTCCTcgattcccaaatgtttattgagtgttgttaaaagaaaaggtcatgtaacagagtggtgaacatgccctttcccaactactttggcacgtgttttagccatgaatttctaacctaattatcatttgcaaaaaaaaaaaaaaaaaaaagtttatgattttgaacatcaaatatcttgtctttgtagtgcattcaattgaatatgggatgaaaaggatttgcaaatcattgaattccgtttatatttacatccaacacaatttcccaaatcatatggaaacggggtttgtacttcaaaTAAGTTATTATATGAATTGGCCTGAAAAGAAATACACTGCTCTTTGAAACATTTAAAATGGCGGCGCAAAGAATTGCAGCGGCTTATGGCTCTCCTCGTCAGTGCTAATCTTTACTGTTTTTCTACTTCTTTCTTACCTGTGCTTTCACCATCGGTTCTGTGTATACACATTACACCGGCAAGACACTTTTGGATATCGGCGTCCAATACCAGATATCGGTCTCCGGAGACTTTCACTACACGCACAACATACCAGAAGACATAGCGAGATCGCCGGTCTCTCCATTGATTGTGAGGCGGCGCAGTCGGAGAAGGGAGATGAAGCAGAAATAGGGCTGTAGGGCCGGTGTTATGCTACTGCTAAAGAAACAAACACACAAGCCACCTCTACCGAGCCTGTTCCTCTACAATGCCAGATCCCTGCCGCATAAAACGGACGACCTGGAATTACAACTCGCTGGAAATCACTATGTTCATGACTGCTGTGTTTTGGCCATCACTAAAATGTGGTTTCACCCGAGGATCCCCGATGCTAGCCTGCAGCTAGCAGGCCGCACTTTGCGCCGCTGGGACAGGACTGTGAACTCTGGTAAGAGCAGGGGAGGGGACCTCTGTGTTTACGTGCTTGATAACTGGTGTAACAACGGGATAATCATACACCAACACTGTTCCTCAGGCCTCGAGCACGTCTGTAAGATGCCGGCCTTTTTTTCTACTGAGAGAGCTAACTGTAGTGCTTGTCACGGCTGTTTAGATCCCACCCGACACCAACATGAACACAGCGCTCTCTCTCCTGCTGAACACTGTAAATGAACAGCAGCGGCTCCACCCGGATGGTGTTCACAATATTGCAGGGGACTTTAATAGGCCAACTTAAAGACTGTACTGCCAAAGTTTTACCAACATGTAAATCaatcggggcggtttagctcggttggtagagtggccgtgccagcaacttgagggttgggggttcgattcccgcttcagccatcctagtcactgccgttgtgtccttgggcaagacactttacacacctgctcccagtgccacccacactggtttgaatgtaacttagatattgggtttcactatgtaaagcgctttgagtcactagagaaaaagcgctatataaatataattcaattcaattcaatcaatcaatcaatttttacttatatagccctaaatcactagtgtctcaaagggctgcacaaaccaccacacaaaccactacgacatcctcggtaggcccacataagggcaaggaaaacttacacccagtgggacgtcggtgacaatgatgactatgagaaccttggagaggacgaaagcaatggatgtcgagcgggtctaacatgatactgtgaaagttcaatccataatggatccaacacagccgcgagagtccagtccaaagcggatcaaacacagcagcgagagtcccgttcacagcggagccagcaggaaaccatcccaagcggaggcggatcagcagcgcagagatgtccccagccgatacacaggcaagcagtacatggccaccggatcggaccggacccgctccacaagggagagtgggacataggagaaaaagaaaagaaacggcagatcaactggtctcaaaagggagtctatttaaaggctagagtatacaaatgagttttaaggtgagacgtaAAGGGTTCTACTAGGGGAGAGAACACTCTGGATCATGTTTACACCAATATCAGGCACACATACAGAACCACCGTGGCGGCTGCGGCGATGACCatgaagaacgcggagttggaatataattacaacactttatgtacatatttatatacatatttatgtaatatttacatatttatataatatgtaactacaagctccattcacagacagagtcacattgcttttatgagcggtcgagcgagtcaaaagctaaaaaaaaaagaaaaaaaaaagaacattttttattttttaaatttttttttttttttgtggcggccgtaattctttcctGTATTCTATTCAAAGGAAAAGAAGACCAATTTTTACGAGGTGTGGGCAATATGGCCTCAAGTCAATATTGCGATAAATTCCCTTtcacctgagtgcagctgggataggttccagcgccccctgtgattttaatgtcagttactgatgtataaaAGATTAGGTTGTTTacattgaatgtgagtgtgaatgttgtctatctgtgttggccctgcggtgaggtggcgacttgtccagggtgtaccccgccttccgcccgattgtagctgagataggcgccagcgccccccgcgaccccaaaagggaataagcggtagaaaatggatggatggacattgtaaATGTGTATTCTGTATTCTTGTCTCTGCTATGGCGTCATCTTGTGGTCGAGTTCACTCACTGCGAGTGCTGTTGGTTGAAAGTGTATTTCCTTTTGCTTTCTTGCCTTGAACCCCAAgtatggtttcttcatttatctccccaagcaacgtttgtaagtgtaACCGAGGATGTCCACTGGATGTGGAACGGCGGCGCCAGACTAGTTCCGTTTTTTgttttcaagtcaatgtgtcagtttcaggcttcacgggggcagaggggttagtgcatctgcctcacaatacgaagttcctgcagtcctgggttcaaatccaggctcgggatctttctgtgtggagtttgcatgttctccccgtgaatgcgtgggttccctccgggtactccggcttcctcccacttccaaaaacatgcacctggggataggttgattggcaacactaaaattggccgtagtgtgtgaatgtgagtgtgaatgtggtctgcctatctgtgttggccctgcgatgaggtggcaacttgtccagggtgtaccccgccttccgcccgattgtagctgagataggcgccagcgccccccgcgaccccaaaagggaataagcggtagaacatggatggatgtcaGTTTCCACCGCCTGGCTTCTATATTTAGTGGTCGACACAACAAGGCGGTTCAATTGAGCTAAAATCTGCTTgtgtgggacaggaagtcatgcataaAAACAAGATAAATGATCCAGTTTACTTTCAAAATAGAATATTCTGTTTGAGGCAGATGGTATTCTACACTTTGAAAAGTCTTAatggacatgaagtcaacttgtcataAGTTTTTCAGACCTAATTTCACCTCCTTGACACAAATGGATGAAGACATGTTGATTCTAAAAGGCCCAAAATTAAAGAATCATATAACAGGCATATACCGGGCAGGCCTGAACTTCAGCATTGTATTAAAATGACTAGTTCCATCGGCAACATTAAAGCGAGTGTCGCCAAcactactgcacacaggaaaaaaaTTGGAGAATTGCAAGTAGTTGAAACAAAGATTGTGAGTGACTGACAAGAGGCTCACTTTGTTCATGTAAGTGTACTGTGGAATTAAaatgctcaggtgctgagagcgatgcacagagtgagacctcttagtCCAATTTAAAATCCAGAGACCAAGAAGGAAACACACGGACGTAGCAATGTATTGATGACGGCAAGGATTAAGTAATTAGGTTTATTtgcatttaccatatttttcggactataaggcacacttttttttgattgattgattgatatatttttatttcatatttgcaaaaaaacaagagcaagcatgatccaatacagtgctatagccttaacagccattataaaaaatttaaaacaatggagaattaaaaaaaaaaaaaaaaaaaaaataagcgttggactttcacaatttttttttttacatatttgaagaGGAAtgagaagtatacacttatttaatcccaccctttTTCtctaaatcataaattactctgagctagaagtacctgttcactctatgtacaaacttaatgaacttgtatatacataaacgataaatatatacatacatatgcacactacaaaCATACATAGTCACACcattaccacaagtgctcatggaaatagtatcatgccaaaacagcagtaccagtgcctcaatgggcagccccaaATTCTTctataactatccatccatccattttctgccgcttattcccttttggggtggcggggggcgctggcgcctatctcagctacaatcgggcgggaggcggagtacaccctggacaagtcgccacctcatcgcagggccaacacagatagacagacaacattcacactcacattcacacactagggccaattaatgttgccaatcaacctaggtgcatgtctttggaagtgggaggaagccggagcacccggagggtaCCCAcaaattcacggggagaacatgcaaactccacattttaaaattaaaattctCCCTAAAATTATAATCCCCCTCTtgtgtgctgaacaatttttgaatgcttcctgggagtttatttattttggcttcaTACATTATTTGTGAAATTTGaaacaaaataatatcattaaatttcTATATTcttgactgtaagaatagtgaatgagtatggtccagatatccaaccttgttgatgatgcgtacatctcttttctgaagtatagttatcgagtttaatgagcttttataattattcccccagacttccacacagtaggttaaGTATGCTAAGactaatgaacagtagagaatagatagatagatagatagatagatagatagatagatagtactttattgattccttcaagagagttccttcaggaaaattaaaattccagcagcagtgtacagagttgagatcaatttaaataaaagtaaaaagtaaataatgggggtttaaatggaaacaaaatagagaaatattacaataagaataaagactaaaaagcaacaatgggaataaaaatataacaataaaataagaatataaaaagacaaagtaggcagtagtgaccatgttatgaaaaagtattgcactgttattgttttgcatcccctgtcaccccgccccagagaggagttgtacagtctaatggcgtgtgggacaaaagagtttttgagtctattagtcctgcacttgggatgaagcagtctagcactgaacaggcttctctggctactgataacgctattcagagggtgactggcatcatccaggatgctcactagtttgtcaacagtccacaacagaatgtggagtgatttgtgacCCAGAACCTGCTTTGCTTTAGTTATTACTGAGATGTTTCTTGACAGcttagactgtacatgttttatatgtggttCCTATTGTAGTTAATCTGATCAaaggaattttatttcaaaaacccatatgtggtcctctccaaggtttctcatagtcatcatggtcgacgtcccactggggtgagtttttccttgcccttatgtggactctaccgaggatgtcgtggtttgtgcagccctttgaggcacttgtgattcagggctatataaataaacactgattgattgattgattgattgattgattaaatgaactaatggattcctctgatctcgttcttctgtattgggttggcttttctaatttttttgtcctgtagttaccatcaaatatcagaaaaactggGAGGTGGTCAGTGATATCTTTGATCAACAGCTCATTTACGGTCTTATTCTCATTATCATTGGTGAATATGTTGTCGATTAGAGTGGCAGAGTGGGATGAAATTTGACTAGGTCTGGTGATTTTGGGATATAgacttatactgtacattgtgtcaatgaaaaTAACTATATCATTATTTTTACTGGGATTTAATACGTCAatattaaagtctccacaaatgaaGACAACTTTATTAACATTACCTTCTTTAAAAACAGGCATTCCATCCAATCTGTAAAACATTCAATGCTTGTACCTGGCGATCTGTACAtacaactaataatgacatttctacttttttttcTCGATTCAAATTTCAACCGTTAGACATTCAAGTAGGTTATCAACTACAGTTGTCATAACATCCAGATTGCCACCCTTCCACCCCCCTTGTTTTGTCTATTTACATTAATAAGGTCATAACCATCCAGTTAAAAATCGGacactttttcacttttaatCCAAGTTTCAGATTATGTTAAATGGTTGTAAAAAGGTGTGTAATTAGTCCTTGATGTCCTTGAAATTCCTGTTTAGGCTTCTACTATTGAAATGGATAATTGATAATTTGCCCATAGTAATAATATTCTGGTTGTACTGTTCATTGGTATAGTAGCAGCAGTTCTCATTGATATTGAGGAAGAAATTATTGTCCGGGTCTATATTCTGTTCCAAGTCTTGTAGGTGGTGCTCAGTGTATTGAGATGCTTTCAACTGTACATTATCATATTCACTTACCAACTGAATGATGTGGCTCGTGCCATGGGTTGCCTCTTGCGTATTGTCTAtgtgtgtcatgattgtgtttAATCGCTTTTACCTTATAGTGCATTTCAAACGTCATATTTGTTTAGATCTTCGATGTTTCTAATCACCAGCACTTTGGCGTTCTCCGGAGTACCGTTGAGTTTGATGAATACTTTACAGTTCGCAGTCCAAGTTTGGAGAATTTTCATCACTCTCCTCATTTGAGGTGCTTTTCGATCTATATCAGCATTTCGTTTGGTTAAATGGTCGTT
Above is a genomic segment from Nerophis ophidion isolate RoL-2023_Sa linkage group LG02, RoL_Noph_v1.0, whole genome shotgun sequence containing:
- the LOC133541450 gene encoding gastrula zinc finger protein XlCGF57.1-like; the encoded protein is MSTLHMLRALVDQRLTAAVEDIFVVLERTIAEYEAELSRTKEENNQLLDAVFKKHQVVLHRTDVKQPSHMKKEQKDPQPPHIKEEEEGECLGGQEEDDVSRFPLTVVSVKTEERKDKAPESSQLHHSPNVCEEKILPEKQESSFRMLKKDPSKRKTRHHGPSGFSFSSVTQTLQCKKEEEDSLTPHIKKEEVEHSISQEGDHIVGLVEFPVIGVPVKSEDHEVKGESEEMGGGEPPSSSSTQHMTREADGDHCGGSQADKLLAPLSDSEDTTSHSPDTDDEDSKDDGTCHTNNNPLKCSNCDKTFKNRSLLKRHMRTHTGEKPFPCSICGKGFVHRHHLKAHNRIHTGEKPFICSICGKGFVESQSLKRHMRTHTGEKPFICSICGKGFVQTHNLKVHMTTHSGEKPFCCSICGLYFSRKEHLKVHMRMHTGEKPLSCSTCGKGFALSNNLKVHVRTHTGEKPFSCSICGKGFVENGKLKVHMRTHTGEKPFSCSICGKGFVQSNHLKDHMTTHTGEKPFPCSICGLSFKRKGHLKRHQKTTHTGEKLHSCSICNRNFCERSNLVAHMRTHTGEKPFPCSICGLSFKRKEHLKRHNRTTHAG